From Coriobacteriia bacterium, a single genomic window includes:
- a CDS encoding FAD-dependent oxidoreductase, producing the protein MSDTTHNEPISTGAESPGGASGTEPVNTVNATNDFSPGVRGFLERWGSVWTGLAITGKRAFTKPDTLRYPIVKLTMPERWRGPLRLTGVLGSDEIEPITTLPPEYNAHIESLYAKEALPPCVGNCPANVDARGQSYFLAEDKPAEAYELVRERNTLPGVLGRICHHPCETACKRNYYDEAIAIRPLHRVAYERYSEFREERVTLLPRTRDEEIAIVGSGPSGLTAAHDLMRLGYGVTVYEKDHHPGGALYSGVPAYRLPRDVLKQEVDDLCAMGMDLRLNVAVGEDVPIDHLVGEYDAVLIAAGLQDSRILPLPGADADGVVGALPFLRAGNWKNDAGVKGKRVLVVGGGNVAVDCARVAKRVGAVEVTLTALESMSELPAHPWEIEEALDEGIIANCSWGPKEVLTEDGKVVGLRLQSCLSVFDAQGRFSPQFADEFTDLAADVIVFAIGQAPKLGPIVAGSDILLSERGLLFVDGTLLTTNVSGVFACGEVVTGPGSAIGSIASGHEAATSIHRHLSGQDLSEDRAFRPVPVYPRYDAASTEGIESGRRRAKMPMAKGEERATDFRTVELGFTHLEGLSEAARCLRCSSGVCVGCTFCARTCPDYAIRVERIDDPGKRCVTRYDFDLSKCCFCGLCAEQCPTGALKHTGQYELSFYSREYTLFDKDEMVRSGDGTRATGVEVRSSLSGGAPCSPTGAEKLELAPSNPEDELTQAEVTR; encoded by the coding sequence ATGAGTGATACGACCCACAATGAACCGATCAGCACGGGCGCCGAGAGTCCCGGTGGTGCTTCGGGGACTGAGCCTGTGAACACGGTCAATGCGACGAACGACTTCTCCCCGGGTGTTCGTGGCTTCCTTGAGCGGTGGGGAAGTGTATGGACCGGCCTAGCGATCACCGGCAAACGGGCGTTCACGAAGCCGGACACGCTGCGCTATCCCATAGTCAAGCTGACGATGCCCGAGCGTTGGCGTGGCCCGCTACGCCTGACGGGTGTGCTCGGGTCCGATGAGATCGAGCCCATCACGACGCTCCCGCCTGAGTACAACGCCCACATCGAGTCGCTTTATGCCAAAGAGGCGCTGCCCCCCTGTGTGGGTAACTGTCCCGCCAACGTGGACGCTCGCGGGCAGTCGTACTTCCTCGCCGAAGACAAGCCAGCCGAGGCCTACGAGCTTGTGCGTGAGCGCAACACGTTGCCGGGGGTCCTTGGTCGCATATGCCATCACCCCTGCGAGACGGCGTGCAAGCGAAACTACTACGACGAAGCGATCGCGATTCGTCCACTTCACCGTGTGGCGTATGAACGCTACAGCGAGTTTCGTGAGGAACGGGTCACGCTGCTACCCCGGACGCGCGACGAGGAGATCGCCATCGTGGGCTCCGGGCCGAGCGGTCTGACCGCCGCTCACGACCTCATGCGGCTCGGATACGGTGTGACGGTGTACGAGAAGGACCACCATCCCGGTGGCGCACTGTACTCGGGCGTGCCCGCGTACCGTCTGCCGCGTGATGTCCTGAAGCAGGAAGTCGACGACCTGTGCGCCATGGGCATGGACCTGCGCCTCAATGTGGCGGTTGGCGAGGACGTGCCCATCGACCACCTGGTCGGGGAGTACGACGCTGTGCTCATCGCCGCGGGTCTCCAGGACAGCCGCATTTTGCCGCTTCCGGGTGCGGATGCCGACGGCGTGGTTGGCGCACTGCCGTTCCTGCGTGCCGGGAACTGGAAGAACGATGCCGGCGTGAAGGGTAAGCGCGTTCTGGTTGTGGGCGGGGGCAACGTCGCCGTCGACTGTGCACGGGTCGCCAAGCGTGTCGGCGCGGTCGAAGTGACCCTTACGGCCCTCGAGTCCATGAGTGAGCTTCCCGCCCATCCCTGGGAGATCGAGGAGGCACTCGACGAAGGCATCATCGCCAACTGCTCATGGGGTCCCAAGGAAGTACTCACCGAGGATGGCAAGGTCGTAGGTTTGCGTCTGCAGAGCTGTCTGTCGGTGTTCGATGCTCAGGGTCGGTTCTCGCCTCAGTTCGCCGATGAGTTCACCGACCTCGCCGCCGATGTCATCGTGTTTGCGATCGGCCAGGCGCCCAAGCTTGGACCGATTGTTGCCGGGTCCGACATCCTGCTCTCCGAGCGCGGATTGCTGTTCGTCGATGGCACGTTGTTGACGACCAACGTTTCCGGCGTATTCGCGTGCGGCGAGGTCGTGACGGGCCCGGGGTCGGCCATCGGGTCGATAGCCAGCGGGCACGAGGCGGCCACGTCCATCCATCGGCACCTCTCCGGGCAGGACCTGAGCGAGGACCGCGCGTTTCGTCCGGTGCCCGTGTACCCGCGTTACGACGCCGCCAGCACCGAAGGTATCGAGTCGGGTCGGCGTCGCGCCAAGATGCCGATGGCCAAGGGCGAGGAGCGCGCGACGGACTTCCGCACCGTGGAGCTGGGATTCACGCATCTGGAGGGATTGTCCGAGGCCGCTCGGTGTTTGCGCTGCTCATCGGGGGTCTGCGTCGGTTGCACGTTCTGCGCTCGGACGTGTCCGGACTACGCGATCCGGGTCGAACGCATCGATGACCCCGGCAAGCGATGTGTCACGCGCTACGACTTCGATCTTTCGAAGTGCTGCTTCTGCGGGCTGTGCGCGGAGCAGTGTCCGACCGGTGCGCTCAAGCACACCGGACAGTACGAGCTGTCGTTCTACTCCCGCGAGTACACGCTCTTCGATAAGGACGAGATGGTTCGGTCCGGGGACGGGACCCGCGCTACCGGTGTGGAAGTGCGTTCGAGCTTGTCTGGCGGCGCACCATGCTCGCCTACCGGTGCCGAGAAGCTCGAACTCGCGCCATCCAACCCAGAAGACGAACTGACGCAAGCGGAGGTGACCCGATGA
- a CDS encoding NADH-quinone oxidoreductase subunit J gives MSDFVSVAVYWPLAAVAVAGALAVVLSREVMRMALGLGAFLLALAGLFAYLGFGFLALAELFVYVGGVLILILFAIMLVHRGQNGSTSLVLRDPFTPAVVSVLTFIALWRVTDGIVAPDAALSGSSGTSAALASTLLGPLLPQFELAGALLLVALVAVVAISGGDRS, from the coding sequence ATGAGTGACTTTGTGTCGGTCGCGGTCTACTGGCCGCTTGCCGCGGTCGCGGTCGCCGGGGCTCTCGCGGTCGTTCTCAGTCGAGAAGTGATGCGCATGGCTCTGGGCCTGGGCGCGTTCCTCCTGGCGCTTGCGGGGTTGTTCGCGTATCTCGGATTCGGATTCCTCGCCTTGGCTGAACTATTCGTTTACGTCGGCGGCGTTCTCATTCTCATACTCTTCGCAATCATGCTCGTGCACCGTGGTCAGAACGGGTCCACCAGTCTGGTCTTGCGAGATCCGTTCACACCTGCCGTCGTATCGGTCCTGACGTTCATCGCGCTGTGGAGGGTGACCGACGGCATCGTTGCCCCGGACGCAGCTCTGTCCGGATCCAGCGGCACGAGCGCAGCTCTCGCATCCACACTACTCGGGCCACTCCTGCCGCAGTTCGAACTCGCCGGCGCGTTGTTGCTGGTGGCGCTCGTTGCGGTGGTCGCGATCAGTGGGGGTGACCGCTCGTGA
- the nuoK gene encoding NADH-quinone oxidoreductase subunit NuoK, whose amino-acid sequence MSVVILACALFSVGLFGVLARRDTVAILASVEVMLGGPLLLLVALAGGSMQPAGAAVHIEGIALLVVVVIAAEAAVGLALLVSVARKTRSTALDDLTEVKG is encoded by the coding sequence GTGAGCGTCGTCATTCTCGCCTGCGCGCTGTTCAGCGTCGGGCTCTTCGGAGTACTTGCACGCAGGGACACCGTCGCGATCCTGGCCAGCGTTGAAGTCATGCTCGGTGGTCCGCTGCTTCTGCTCGTGGCGCTCGCCGGTGGATCGATGCAACCGGCAGGGGCCGCCGTGCACATCGAGGGCATCGCACTTCTGGTTGTCGTCGTGATCGCTGCCGAGGCGGCTGTCGGGCTTGCGCTGCTCGTCAGCGTGGCCCGCAAGACCCGGTCCACGGCTCTGGATGACCTCACGGAGGTGAAGGGCTGA